In the genome of Populus alba chromosome 11, ASM523922v2, whole genome shotgun sequence, one region contains:
- the LOC118054830 gene encoding zinc finger CCCH domain-containing protein 44 codes for MGRKKKVINKDESAEGCCFVCKDGGTLRVCDYKDCLKAYHPICVEKNDNFLESEVPWSCNWHSCFICKKTATFNCLCCPNAVCGCCLSDANLAIIKAKGGFCYHCLTLAGILEGVIDLNEPKVNLSLQDSYEFLFKYYWEYIKEKEGVTSEHVKYANYLLNDNRNYDSNLSDNYVEEGEGLSDFEDQLTMTYRLNDVKEHKPSHSRKRSKGKPYIAKRKERSKTKMFLGWGSKCLFEFLTSIGQETNKELSQHDVTIIIFGYCRDNNLLDPLKRKKILCDEKLCSLLGRKFVNKNSIYKLLTKHFAENLEESRNEFVNSLEVEGQNALSPCKRQKNSSWEGKSQNKEVVSDMQRSCFASVIPRNIKLVYLRRSALEELSKQPEIFDAIVMGSFVRAKTDPNDWMQKNSHQLMQVIGIKKTLINGEVNSVILLQLSNRVSDVPISKVSENDFSEEECQDLHQRVKDGLLRRPNVAEFEEKARSLHETITKNWIAKELVALSNLINQANEKGWRKEFSEYMDRKLLLQTPVEQTRLLQEVPEVIADEIEVQSACKDMSRKDEQTELPKSALKGTSPPPKRSSEGIIKGSSCCLDDGANGAVMCLFQIPAEKKQFGVFEKLQHQSRTPTRDGKDGGFIQTGSKQYFEELNKNRSRVSQPKIVSGQTPGPFSEGMPSAFLPLKQCQPVNSISRDEQNELVDIECQNKEQSTPRDGSNEPSEPRFKLILSSDNGEQDPSAAANHTDKQHLKGAALEVNHQLHSLLDDTQDGGTLRTERNEGCQIKHTNTRAVHAEAFTAKVIASISQGRPNALPQEPYQPANDISKTKTNGQVNVAHENKKQIAPAADLIVLSDDEKEDASAAASKQNIQNLNCSIWNCISPNGMKTGPWSMLLLKEWSDSDSCVLKWKVWKSGRSPEDAIFLNDALHQVFNRRKC; via the exons ATGGGGAGAAAAAAGAAGGTTATAAATAAGGATGAATCGGCAGAGGGCTGCTGTTTTGTTTGCAAAGATGGAGGAACTCTACGGGTTTGTGATTATAA AGATTGCCTTAAAGCTTATCACCCTATCTGCGtggaaaaaaatgataatttcttGGAGAGTGAAGTTCCCTGGAGCTGCA ATTGGCATTCTTGCTTCATTTGCAAGAAGACTGCAACGTTCAATTGCTTATGTTGTCCAAATGCTGTATGCGGGTGCTGCCTCTCTGATGCTAATTTAGCAATAATTAAAGCAAAAGGAGGATTCTGCTATCACTGTTTAACTCTCGCCGGAATTTTAGAAGGAGTAATAGACTTGAATGAG CCGAAGGTAAACCTCAGCCTTCAAGACTCCTATGAGTTTCTGTTCAAGTATTATTGGGAATATATTAAAGAGAAAGAAGGCGTAACTTCAGAACATGTCAAGTATGCAAATTATCTCTTGAATGACAATAGGAATTATGACTCTAATTTAAGTGATAATTATgttgaagaaggagaaggacTTAGTGATTTTGAAGATCAACTTACCATGACTTATAGGTTGAATGATGTGAAAGAGCATAAACCAAGTCACAGTAGAAAGAGAAGCAAGGGAAAGCCATATATagcaaaaagaaaggaaagatcAAAGACTAAGATGTTCCTTGGTTGGGGATCAAAATGCCTATTTGAATTCCTTACATCTATTGGTCaggaaacaaacaaagaatTATCACAACATGATGTGaccattattatttttgggtATTGCAGAGATAACAACCTCCTTGACCcgctgaagagaaaaaaaattctttgtgATGAAAAACTATGCTCTCTTCTGGGAAGGAAGTTTGTCAATAAGAATAGCATATATAAGCTATTGACAAAACATTTTGCCGAGAATTTGGAAGAGTCACGGAATGAGTTTGTAAACAGCTTAGAAGTAGAGGGTCAGAATGCATTATCACCTTGTAAAAGGCAGAAAAACTCAAGTTGGGAAGGAAAGTCTCAGAATAAGGAAGTAGTTTCAGATATGCAACGCAGCTGTTTTGCATCTGTCATACCTAGGAATATCAAACTTGTCTATCTGCGGAGGAGTGCACTTGAGGAGCTGTCAAAGCAGCCAGAGATCTTTGATGCTATTGTAATGGGTAGTTTTGTGAGAGCAAAAACCGATCCTAATGATTGGATGCAAAAAAACTCTCATCAGCTCATGCAAGTGATAG GCATAAAGAAAACTTTAATAAATGGAGAAGTGAATTCAGTTATTCTCCTGCAACTTTCTAATAGAGTGTCAGATGTACCGATTTCCAAAGTATCAGAAAATGATTTCTCTGAG GAAGAGTGTCAGGATTTGCATCAGAGAGTGAAAGATGGCCTGCTTAGAAGGCCTAATGTT GCAGAGTTTGAGGAGAAGGCCAGAAGTCTCCATGAGACTATAACAAAAAAT TGGATTGCCAAAGAACTGGTTGCACTATCAAATCTCATTAATCAGGCAAATGAGAAGGGATGGAGAAAAGA GTTTTCTGAGTACATGGACAGAAAGCTTCTGCTTCAAACACCTGTAGAACAAACACGATTGTTACAAGAGGTTCCAGAAGTAATTGCAGATGAAATAGAAGTTCAATCTGCATGTAAGGACATGTCTAGGAAGGATGAGCAAACTGAGTTGCCAAAATCAGCCCTTAAAGGGACATCACCACCTCCCAAAAGAAGTTCAGAAGGCATTATTAAAGGTTCTTCTTGTTGCCTGGATGATGGAGCAAATGGTGCAG TCATGTGTTTGTTCCAAATTCCAGCGGAAAAAAAGCAGTTTGGAGTTTTTGAAAAACTTCAACATCAATCACGCACTCCAACTCGCGATGGTAAAGATGGTGGCTTTATTCAGACAGGGAGTAAGCAgtattttgaagagttgaaCAAAAACCGCTCCAGAGTATCCCAACCCAAAATAGTCTCGGGACAAACTCCTGGTCCTTTTTCTGAAGGCATGCCCAGTGCTTTTCTTCCACTAAAGCAATGTCAACCTGTTAACAGCATTTCCAGAGATGAGCAAAATGAACTGGTAGACATTGAATGTCAAAACAAGGAGCAAAGCACTCCAAGAGATGGATCTAATGAGCCAAGTGAACCAAGATTTAAGTTGATTTTGTCGAGCGATAATGGAGAGCAAGATCCAAGTGCTGCAGCTAATCATACTG ATAAGCAGCATCTTAAAGGAGCTGCATTGGAAGTGAATCATCAATTACACTCTCTTCTTGATGATACTCAAGATGGTGGCACTCTTCGGACGGAGAGGAATGAAGGTTGTCAAATAAAGCATACCAATACTAGAGCAGTCCATGCTGAAGCCTTTACAGCAAAAGTTATTGCTTCTATTTCTCAAGGCCGACCCAATGCCCTTCCACAAGAGCCGTATCAGCCTGCTAATGATATATCTAAGACAAAAACAAATGGACAGGTAAATGTCGCACATGAAAACAAGAAGCAAATTGCTCCAGCAGCTGATTTAATTGTGTTGAGTGATGATGAGAAGGAAGATGCAAGTGCCGCAGCTAGTAAGCAAAATATTCAGAATTTAAACTGCTCCATATGGAATTGCATTAGTCCAAATGGTATGAAAACAGGGCCTTGGTCAATGTTACTGCTGAAGGAATGGAGTGATAGTGATTCCTGTGTATTAAAATGGAAGGTTTGGAAGAGCGGTCGGAGCCCAGAAGACGCAATTTTTCTAAATGATGCCCTCCACCAGGTTTTCAATAGAAGGAAATGTTGA
- the LOC118054812 gene encoding large ribosomal subunit protein eL32z, giving the protein MAVPLLTKKIVKKRVKKFKRPQSDRKISVKTSWRRPKGIDSRVRRKFKGCTLMPNIGYGSDKKTRHYLPNCFKKFVVHNVKELEVLMMHNRTYCAEIAHNVSTRKRKEIVERAA; this is encoded by the exons ATGGCGGTGCCGTTGCTTACGAAGAAGATTGTTAAGAAGAGAGTTAAGAAGTTCAAGAGGCCACAAAGTGACCGCAAGATCTCTGTCAAA ACAAGCTGGCGCAGGCCAAAGGGTATTGATTCTCGTGTTCGAAGAAAGTTCAAGGGATGTACTCTGATGCCCAATATTGGTTATGGTTCTGACAAGAAGACTCGTCATTATCTTCCAAACTGCTTCAAGAAATTTGTTGTCCACAATGTCAAAGAGCTAGAGGTGTTGATGATGCACAACAG GACTTATTGCGCTGAGATAGCACATAATGTGTCAACAAGGAAGAGGAAAGAGATTGTGGAGCGAGCTGCGTAG